The following are encoded in a window of Candidatus Fluviicola riflensis genomic DNA:
- a CDS encoding DNA-binding transcriptional regulator, which produces MNDNDIKRLSRLTAIVTQLQTKRLLTATVLAEKFNVSIRTIYRDIRALEQAGVPIISEDGKGYSLMEGYRVPPVMFTEAQANALITAEQLVLQNKDTSFIKDYTEAIEKVKAVLKYNIQDKANLLSERTRFDQNNNRERNSSSLSDLQFALTNFRIAQIEYTNEQNKTTTRHIEPFALLSTENWLLVAYCRLRTEFRFFRLDRINKLEILTDKFEPHKMTLQEYFERYH; this is translated from the coding sequence ATGAACGATAATGACATTAAACGACTTTCACGACTGACTGCAATAGTAACACAGTTGCAGACAAAACGTCTTTTGACGGCAACAGTGCTTGCAGAAAAATTCAATGTGAGTATCAGAACAATTTATCGTGACATAAGAGCTTTGGAACAAGCAGGTGTTCCGATCATTTCTGAAGACGGAAAAGGTTATTCGCTAATGGAAGGCTACAGAGTGCCGCCCGTAATGTTTACAGAAGCACAAGCAAATGCGTTAATTACAGCAGAACAATTGGTTCTCCAAAACAAAGACACTTCGTTCATTAAAGATTACACAGAAGCCATTGAAAAAGTAAAAGCCGTTTTAAAATACAACATACAAGACAAAGCGAACTTACTTTCAGAAAGAACACGATTTGACCAAAATAACAATCGTGAAAGAAACAGTAGTAGTTTATCTGACTTACAATTTGCCTTGACAAATTTTCGAATCGCACAAATTGAATACACCAACGAACAAAACAAAACCACAACACGACACATTGAACCATTTGCGTTGCTAAGCACTGAAAATTGGTTGTTGGTTGCCTATTGTCGGTTAAGAACGGAATTTCGTTTTTTTCGTTTGGACAGAATTAATAAATTGGAAATACTTACCGATAAATTTGAACCACACAAAATGACCTTGCAAGAATATTTTGAGCGATATCACTAA
- a CDS encoding alpha/beta hydrolase yields the protein MTNEITSMFNSINFPKPTLISVNGVELEVFEAGNQNAGKPIVLCHGFPEHAFSWRHQVPALVAAGYHVIIPNQRGYGNSSSPTEVTEYDIEHLTGDLVALLDHFGYEDATFVGHDWGANVVWSLALLHPERVNKVINLALPYQERGEIPWIEFMEVIVGGDFYFVHFNRQPGVADAIMNENASRFLHNIFRKNVPLTPPEPGMLMINLARAEKPLGEPLMEDNELSVFVSAFESSGFTGSINWYRNLDRNWHLMANVTPIIHQPTLMIYGEQDTIPKSENLKNSVPNLDIVSLDCGHWIQQEKPEETTRSILKWLEKQNA from the coding sequence ATGACAAACGAAATTACTTCAATGTTTAACTCAATCAATTTTCCAAAACCCACTCTTATTTCAGTCAACGGTGTAGAACTGGAAGTCTTTGAAGCAGGTAACCAAAATGCTGGAAAACCGATTGTACTCTGTCACGGCTTTCCGGAACATGCTTTTTCCTGGCGTCATCAGGTGCCGGCACTTGTTGCAGCTGGCTATCATGTCATCATTCCAAACCAGAGAGGTTATGGCAACTCATCCAGTCCGACCGAAGTAACTGAATACGACATTGAACACTTGACAGGTGACCTGGTCGCACTACTCGATCACTTTGGATATGAAGATGCCACTTTTGTTGGTCACGATTGGGGTGCAAATGTTGTTTGGAGTCTGGCGCTATTGCATCCTGAACGGGTAAATAAAGTAATAAACCTGGCTCTGCCTTATCAAGAGCGCGGAGAAATCCCATGGATTGAGTTTATGGAAGTAATAGTTGGAGGAGACTTCTATTTTGTTCACTTCAATCGACAACCAGGAGTAGCAGATGCTATAATGAATGAAAACGCATCCCGGTTCCTCCATAACATATTCCGCAAAAACGTGCCTCTCACACCACCAGAGCCAGGAATGTTAATGATCAATCTTGCAAGAGCGGAAAAACCACTTGGGGAACCCTTAATGGAAGACAACGAATTGTCTGTATTTGTTTCTGCCTTCGAATCATCCGGGTTTACAGGAAGTATAAATTGGTACAGAAACCTTGATAGAAACTGGCACTTAATGGCGAACGTAACCCCAATCATTCATCAACCGACACTTATGATATATGGTGAACAGGACACAATTCCAAAGTCTGAAAACCTAAAAAATAGTGTCCCTAATTTGGATATTGTTAGTTTGGATTGTGGTCATTGGATTCAACAAGAAAAGCCGGAGGAAACTACCCGATCAATTTTAAAATGGTTAGAAAAACAAAATGCTTGA